One part of the Marinobacterium rhizophilum genome encodes these proteins:
- the phbB gene encoding acetoacetyl-CoA reductase, translated as MSKKIAFVTGGTGGLGTPICRSLADQGFTVVAGYNSGGKHEKALAWQEEQRKDGYEIMVAYGDVTDAESCVKCIASVEEQTGGTVDVLVNNAGITRDGQFKKMSWEQWDEVMSANLDSMFHMTRVVINGMLDKGWGRVINISSVNAQKGQFGQCNYSAAKAGIHGFTKALAQEVARKGVTVNTVSPGYIKTAMVAAIAQDIQDKITATIPVGRFGTPEEIGRLVAFVADEQSGYITGADLSMNGGLHMS; from the coding sequence ATGAGCAAGAAAATAGCGTTTGTAACTGGCGGTACCGGTGGACTGGGTACGCCTATTTGTCGTTCTTTGGCTGATCAGGGGTTTACGGTCGTTGCGGGCTACAACAGCGGCGGCAAGCACGAAAAAGCCCTGGCCTGGCAGGAAGAACAGCGCAAGGACGGTTATGAAATCATGGTCGCCTACGGTGACGTGACCGATGCCGAATCCTGCGTCAAGTGTATAGCCAGCGTGGAGGAGCAGACCGGCGGTACCGTTGATGTGCTGGTCAACAATGCGGGTATTACCCGTGACGGCCAGTTCAAGAAGATGTCCTGGGAACAGTGGGACGAGGTCATGTCCGCCAACCTGGACTCCATGTTCCACATGACCCGTGTCGTCATCAACGGCATGCTGGACAAGGGCTGGGGCCGAGTGATTAACATTTCTTCGGTAAACGCCCAGAAAGGCCAGTTCGGCCAGTGCAACTACTCCGCCGCCAAGGCGGGTATTCATGGCTTCACCAAGGCGCTGGCACAGGAAGTGGCGCGCAAGGGTGTGACAGTTAACACTGTGTCGCCCGGGTATATCAAGACGGCCATGGTCGCCGCCATTGCTCAGGATATCCAGGACAAGATCACCGCGACCATTCCGGTTGGCCGCTTCGGCACACCGGAAGAAATCGGCCGCCTGGTGGCCTTTGTTGCTGATGAGCAGTCCGGTTATATCACCGGTGCCGACCTGTCCATGAACGGTGGTCTGCACATGTCCTGA
- a CDS encoding 16S rRNA (uracil(1498)-N(3))-methyltransferase: MNLILLFEDDFVAPARARLNDRRYRHIRAVQQPREGDTLKVGLLNGATGHARVLRVDDLCIELETCLDQPPPAALPLTLVMALPRPKMLKRTLETIAAMGVKKLCLIHSYRVDKSYWSSPLLAEDAIREHLLLGLEQAGDTLLPEVSLHKRFKPFAEDELPSIATNTRALVAHPYEAAGCPVATLEPTTLAIGPEGGFIRYEVEKLQQAGLTPIHVGSRILRVETAVPVLLARLFPPL, from the coding sequence ATGAACCTGATCCTGCTGTTTGAAGACGATTTTGTCGCCCCCGCCAGGGCCCGCCTGAATGATCGCCGCTACCGTCACATTCGCGCGGTGCAGCAGCCCCGGGAAGGCGATACACTGAAAGTGGGCCTGCTTAATGGCGCCACCGGACACGCCCGCGTACTGCGCGTCGATGACCTCTGTATCGAACTGGAAACCTGCCTGGACCAGCCGCCGCCCGCCGCTCTGCCACTAACCCTGGTCATGGCGCTGCCAAGACCCAAGATGCTCAAGCGCACCCTTGAGACGATCGCCGCCATGGGGGTGAAAAAGCTGTGCCTGATCCATTCCTACCGGGTCGACAAAAGCTACTGGTCCAGCCCGCTGCTGGCCGAGGATGCAATACGGGAACACCTGCTGCTGGGGCTGGAGCAGGCGGGCGATACACTGCTGCCCGAAGTATCCCTGCACAAGCGCTTCAAACCCTTCGCAGAGGACGAACTGCCGTCCATTGCGACCAACACCCGCGCCCTCGTCGCACACCCTTACGAGGCAGCCGGCTGCCCTGTCGCAACGCTGGAGCCAACTACCCTGGCCATAGGCCCCGAAGGGGGATTTATCCGCTACGAAGTGGAGAAACTGCAACAGGCCGGGCTCACCCCCATTCATGTCGGATCTCGCATCCTGCGCGTTGAAACCGCCGTTCCGGTGCTGCTGGCGCGGCTCTTTCCGCCACTCTAA
- the sbcB gene encoding exodeoxyribonuclease I has protein sequence MSVSATLTFFWHDYETFGADPKRDRPAQFAGVRTDMALNIIEEPVMFYCKPADDFLPNPEACLITGITPQQALVEGVCEAEFIARIHAEMARPGTCGVGYNSIRFDDEVTRYTLYRNFYDPYAREWQNDCSRWDIIDMLRLTRALRPEGIEWPKYDDGTPSLRLEDLTRANGVDHGHAHDALSDVYATIAMAKLVRERQPKLYDYVLKNRGKRAVQALLDVATKKPVLHVSSRYPAEWGNCAIVAPLAVHPVNRNSVIVWDLRVDPTPLLSLPAEEIRRLMYTRTEDLEPGTARIALKQVHINKCPVVAPAGMLTGTEARRLQIDGDSCRTHLQILRSFDGLQATLAEVFGESDFDTPSDPDQMLYSGGFFGEADKAAMARIRDCDPQALGALELAFQDPRLEEMLLRYKARNFPASLTDDERLHWEEYRTRKLLGDNTDGYLGMTAFYEKLNALYQAPERTDEQRRILEELNVYAEAIYPMEGMDG, from the coding sequence ATGTCTGTCTCCGCCACGCTGACCTTTTTCTGGCACGATTACGAAACATTCGGCGCTGATCCCAAGCGCGACCGCCCGGCGCAGTTTGCCGGGGTCCGTACCGACATGGCGTTGAATATCATCGAGGAACCGGTGATGTTCTATTGCAAGCCTGCGGACGATTTTCTGCCCAACCCCGAAGCCTGCCTGATAACGGGCATCACGCCGCAGCAGGCGCTGGTGGAGGGTGTCTGCGAGGCCGAGTTCATCGCCCGCATCCACGCCGAAATGGCGCGCCCGGGCACCTGCGGCGTCGGTTACAACAGCATCCGTTTTGACGATGAAGTCACCCGCTACACGCTGTATCGCAATTTTTATGATCCCTATGCGCGCGAGTGGCAGAATGACTGTTCGCGCTGGGACATTATCGACATGCTGCGCCTGACCCGGGCGTTGCGCCCAGAGGGTATCGAGTGGCCGAAGTACGACGACGGTACTCCCAGCCTGCGGCTCGAAGACCTGACCCGCGCCAACGGCGTTGACCATGGTCATGCCCATGATGCGCTATCGGATGTCTATGCCACTATTGCCATGGCCAAGCTGGTGCGAGAGCGGCAACCGAAACTGTATGACTATGTGCTGAAAAACCGGGGCAAGCGAGCGGTGCAGGCGCTGCTGGATGTGGCCACCAAAAAACCGGTGCTGCATGTGTCATCACGCTACCCGGCCGAGTGGGGTAACTGTGCCATTGTGGCGCCACTGGCGGTGCATCCGGTCAACCGCAACAGCGTTATCGTCTGGGATCTTCGGGTCGATCCGACGCCGCTGCTGAGCCTGCCGGCCGAGGAAATTCGTCGCCTGATGTATACCCGTACCGAGGACCTTGAGCCCGGCACGGCCCGCATCGCGCTCAAGCAGGTGCATATCAACAAGTGCCCAGTCGTTGCGCCCGCTGGGATGCTTACGGGCACAGAGGCCAGGCGGTTGCAGATCGATGGCGACAGCTGCCGCACCCACTTGCAGATTTTGCGCAGCTTTGATGGCCTGCAGGCCACCTTGGCAGAGGTGTTTGGTGAGAGTGATTTCGATACACCATCCGACCCGGACCAGATGCTCTATAGCGGTGGTTTTTTTGGCGAGGCGGATAAGGCCGCCATGGCGCGGATTCGGGATTGCGACCCGCAGGCGCTGGGTGCGCTGGAACTGGCGTTTCAGGATCCGCGGCTGGAAGAAATGCTGCTGCGCTACAAGGCACGCAACTTCCCCGCCAGCCTGACGGATGACGAGCGCCTGCACTGGGAGGAATACCGCACGCGCAAGCTGCTGGGAGACAACACCGACGGCTACCTGGGCATGACGGCATTCTACGAAAAGCTGAATGCCCTCTACCAGGCGCCGGAGCGTACTGACGAACAACGGCGCATTCTGGAGGAGCTGAATGTCTATGCCGAAGCCATCTATCCGATGGAAGGCATGGACGGATGA
- a CDS encoding DUF349 domain-containing protein gives MFAKFFRPKWQSNKADVRIRAISTLLAEQPDQLEILARLAQTDQSPDVRKAAVARLHKPELLLRVMATEQDPSIRHVATDHLCKLVASDESNLSPEQQLSCIQNIQDQDLLTHIALHTGKAALQQAAVLRVRAESNLEVLTLNAQSAQMRRLAAERLESEAVLERVGRQMRQRDKAVYRVTRDKLQQLREHSRAQDALQADRLERVERMEQLAAGELMPLYGARIDALSQEWLKLETSPDTLEERFQQALMTCQQRAAEMQAQADAKAQQQQRRNAYKEQSTELLQQLDDIEQRSREALTDARLDSAALGDELSAWQQQWNALAHAEFADDSNSSEAPRKALARIQGNADSAQALSRAQADLQRLLGQPVEDASPAVLRKQQQRIHQLLQKVNWPQALPLPDALKLAQQRLQAIEARHKALQEQEQGLAQTLREQLDRLEQAIGEGHVKEAGKCHERAAQALEMLNGNTVAPLELRFKQLHAQLQELKDWQGYAVTPKKEQLCADMEALVNSPLEVTELAESIRRLQQQWKLLDSTDPFHAQALWRRFKQASDLAYAPCEAYFQAQGERRRENLVQRGVICDQLESYIASIDWNQADWSAIDTISRAAKDEWKQYSPVDRGPGKQAQERFNQLLQQLDGPLHEHYHACLEFKRDLVDQLAELCAAEDPQAAAQQAKALQQDWKDAGKTFRSQEHRLWKQFRAHCDTLFSRLGDSQQRGRELRAEQRETAEQICRQLEQLLASPCSRAQLEQILPRCISDFCELEEDFSTPYLRRFDDARQQLERQRADLAQLQDSTAFAALRQRIELCDTLETQLLTEQPDAAILEQLRAHWDTLESCSSEYAELIEQRFALAQQVQQEPGLLPELTDAAGLRLRQLCIQLEIALGLSSPEDDQALRLEYQMQRLQQALEQHSEAVTTADLQRLEYEWRCVPMAQRHPALVQRFYQPLEGLL, from the coding sequence ATGTTTGCGAAGTTTTTCAGGCCCAAGTGGCAAAGCAACAAGGCGGACGTACGGATACGTGCAATCAGCACTTTGCTGGCGGAACAGCCCGACCAACTCGAAATACTCGCCCGACTGGCTCAGACGGATCAGAGCCCGGACGTGCGCAAAGCTGCGGTGGCGCGGCTGCACAAGCCCGAACTGCTGCTGCGCGTCATGGCCACCGAGCAGGACCCGTCCATTCGCCACGTCGCAACGGATCACCTCTGCAAGCTGGTGGCCAGCGACGAAAGCAACCTGTCCCCAGAGCAGCAACTGTCCTGCATCCAGAACATTCAGGATCAGGACCTGCTGACGCACATCGCGCTGCACACGGGCAAAGCCGCGCTGCAACAGGCTGCCGTGTTGCGCGTGCGCGCCGAAAGCAACCTGGAAGTCCTGACGCTGAATGCGCAGAGTGCACAGATGCGCCGCCTGGCCGCCGAGCGGCTCGAAAGCGAAGCTGTACTCGAACGCGTCGGCCGCCAGATGCGCCAGCGTGACAAGGCGGTGTACCGGGTCACCCGCGACAAGTTGCAGCAGCTGCGCGAGCACAGCCGCGCCCAGGACGCGCTGCAGGCCGACCGGCTGGAGCGGGTCGAGCGCATGGAGCAACTGGCCGCCGGCGAGCTGATGCCACTGTACGGCGCCCGTATCGACGCGCTGAGCCAGGAATGGCTGAAGCTGGAGACATCGCCAGACACACTGGAAGAACGCTTCCAGCAGGCCCTGATGACCTGCCAGCAGCGCGCCGCCGAAATGCAAGCGCAAGCGGACGCCAAGGCTCAGCAGCAGCAGCGTCGGAACGCCTACAAGGAACAGAGCACCGAACTACTGCAGCAGCTTGATGACATCGAGCAACGCAGCCGCGAAGCCCTGACCGATGCTCGCCTGGATAGCGCCGCCCTTGGCGACGAGCTCAGCGCCTGGCAGCAGCAGTGGAACGCCCTGGCCCACGCCGAGTTTGCCGATGACTCAAACTCGAGCGAGGCCCCGCGCAAGGCCCTTGCCCGCATACAGGGCAACGCGGACAGTGCCCAGGCGCTTAGCCGGGCCCAGGCCGACCTGCAGCGTCTGCTCGGCCAGCCGGTCGAGGACGCGAGCCCCGCCGTGCTGCGCAAGCAGCAACAGCGCATTCATCAGCTGCTGCAAAAAGTGAACTGGCCCCAGGCTCTGCCGCTACCGGATGCACTGAAGCTGGCGCAGCAGCGACTGCAGGCTATAGAAGCCCGTCACAAGGCCCTGCAGGAACAGGAACAGGGCCTGGCCCAGACGCTGCGCGAACAGCTCGACCGACTGGAGCAGGCTATCGGTGAGGGCCACGTAAAAGAGGCGGGCAAGTGCCATGAGCGCGCCGCCCAGGCCCTCGAAATGCTCAATGGCAACACCGTCGCCCCGCTGGAGCTGCGCTTCAAGCAGCTGCATGCCCAGCTGCAGGAGCTCAAGGACTGGCAGGGATACGCCGTCACACCGAAAAAAGAGCAGCTGTGCGCCGACATGGAAGCCCTGGTCAACAGCCCGCTTGAGGTCACGGAACTGGCCGAGTCCATCCGTCGCCTGCAGCAGCAGTGGAAACTGCTCGACAGCACCGACCCGTTCCACGCCCAGGCACTCTGGCGGCGCTTCAAGCAGGCCTCGGATCTGGCCTATGCGCCCTGCGAAGCCTACTTCCAGGCACAGGGCGAGCGCCGACGTGAAAACCTGGTACAGCGCGGTGTCATCTGTGACCAGCTGGAGAGCTACATAGCCAGCATTGACTGGAACCAGGCTGACTGGAGCGCCATCGACACCATCAGCCGCGCCGCCAAGGACGAATGGAAGCAGTACTCCCCGGTTGACCGCGGGCCCGGCAAACAGGCGCAGGAACGCTTTAACCAGCTGCTGCAGCAACTGGACGGCCCGCTGCACGAACACTATCACGCCTGCCTGGAGTTCAAGCGCGACCTGGTCGACCAGCTTGCCGAACTCTGCGCTGCCGAAGACCCCCAGGCCGCGGCCCAGCAGGCCAAGGCACTGCAGCAGGATTGGAAGGACGCGGGCAAAACCTTCCGCAGCCAGGAGCACCGACTGTGGAAACAGTTTCGCGCCCACTGCGACACCCTGTTCTCCCGCCTGGGCGACAGCCAGCAGCGCGGGCGAGAACTGCGGGCCGAGCAGCGCGAAACGGCGGAACAGATTTGTCGCCAGCTCGAACAACTGCTGGCATCACCCTGCAGCCGCGCGCAACTGGAGCAGATTCTGCCCCGCTGCATCAGCGATTTCTGCGAACTGGAAGAAGACTTCAGCACGCCCTACCTGCGCCGTTTTGACGACGCCCGCCAGCAACTGGAGCGTCAGCGCGCCGACCTGGCCCAACTGCAGGATTCCACGGCCTTTGCCGCCCTGCGCCAGCGCATTGAACTGTGCGATACGCTGGAAACCCAGCTGCTGACCGAGCAGCCCGATGCTGCCATTCTTGAGCAGCTGCGAGCGCACTGGGACACCCTGGAAAGCTGCAGCAGTGAATATGCCGAGCTGATCGAACAGCGCTTCGCCCTGGCCCAGCAGGTTCAGCAGGAGCCCGGACTGCTGCCCGAACTGACCGATGCGGCCGGCCTGCGCCTGCGCCAGCTGTGCATTCAGCTGGAGATTGCCCTGGGGCTGTCGTCACCGGAAGACGATCAGGCCCTGCGCCTGGAATACCAGATGCAACGCCTGCAACAGGCACTGGAACAGCACAGCGAAGCCGTCACCACGGCCGACCTGCAGCGCCTCGAGTATGAGTGGCGCTGCGTCCCCATGGCCCAGCGCCATCCGGCACTGGTGCAGCGCTTCTACCAGCCCCTGGAAGGCCTGCTTTAA
- a CDS encoding YchJ family protein codes for MSKKKSAARTPDLATLPCPCRSDRRYLDCCEPAISGKRPAGSAESLMRSRYSAFALGLASYLIDTLAPEKRQPGERGQLKRQFRTTRWTGLNIIAVDAGTDQDSTGTVEFEAFYIADAQPGRLHERSRFRRDNGRWYYVDGDAQFLPATRG; via the coding sequence ATGTCGAAGAAAAAATCAGCCGCCCGTACGCCGGATCTGGCCACGCTGCCCTGCCCCTGCCGGAGCGACCGGCGCTACCTTGACTGCTGCGAGCCCGCCATTAGCGGCAAACGACCGGCCGGCAGCGCAGAAAGCCTGATGCGCTCGCGCTACAGTGCCTTTGCTCTGGGTCTCGCATCCTACCTGATTGATACCCTGGCACCGGAAAAACGCCAGCCGGGCGAACGCGGCCAGCTGAAACGACAGTTCAGAACCACCCGCTGGACCGGACTGAACATCATTGCAGTAGACGCGGGCACGGACCAGGATTCCACAGGCACGGTGGAATTCGAAGCCTTTTACATCGCCGATGCTCAGCCCGGGCGGCTGCACGAGCGCTCCCGTTTCAGGCGCGACAACGGCCGCTGGTACTATGTTGATGGCGATGCGCAATTCCTGCCGGCCACTCGGGGCTAG
- a CDS encoding insulinase family protein, protein MRQPRFAAPLFVLCVWLLSLPALAESRINVSPNDNRDYLNFTLDNQLRVLVISDPGTDKAAASLDVDVGSNADPKERMGLAHFLEHMLFLGTEKYPQAGAYQAFIRASGGSHNAYTSYDNTNYFFDVSAENLAPALDRFSQFFIAPLFNETYVDRERNAVNSEYQSGLRDDGRRIWSTYKRLTNPEHSFSQFNVGNLETLSNDTPGALRQDLLDFYARYYSANLMTLVVLGREPVDELRHMVESRFAAVKNFDATAFRDTRPLYRPGTLPARLDIRTLDDTRELSLSFPLPPARDYWAQKPLYYLSSLIGYEGKGSLLSALKARGWANGLGASAGLDLPNASSLSVNIDLTEQGFEHYEEVTALFFSYVRLLRQSGIDPQLYAEERQLNATRFRFIEPSSPIHYVRQLARGLQDYPAEHVLDAHYRFDEFDAELIRRFLAPVRPDNMQLTRLAQDLDTDQVDPWYQTGYRITPLGDAQLSQWRRNPAGDDVLAIRSLNPYLATNLELKPLQASDDAVAGNRPRALLSQNGLELWHQQDTEFRVPKADFYFSLLSAPANADAGGAVLTTLYTRMVNDQLNETLYDAALAGLSLSLYPHMKGVSVRVSGYNERQPLLLDALLAAMVNPDLDPDRFALVRRQYAQELANERNDTPYNQTTGELYSLLLPQWSSEQKLAALESVSLAQLQRFVPRLLAQTRLRVLSHGNRGADEALTLAQRVNQVLRASAQVAEPANIDVVQLSPDDALVQTLELEHQDSAVTLYLQGQDTALGTRAAYMLLGEMLSSPFYNELRTEQQLGYIVFASAMPLLNVPGLALVVQSPVADPLMLEQKMQAFLQEITPLFSQLDTAGLEEVKASTLSRLLQKETSLSQRSGRYWQELDRGELGFNSREQLAAAIEALSIADLQRQFADLGTRRLLVRSFGKSIRDDFEVQETTRRADTAIGALKAADAFVPGA, encoded by the coding sequence ATGAGACAACCCCGTTTCGCCGCCCCCCTGTTCGTACTCTGTGTCTGGCTGCTCAGTCTGCCGGCCCTGGCCGAGAGCCGCATCAATGTCAGCCCCAACGACAACCGGGACTACCTGAATTTCACGCTGGACAACCAGCTCAGAGTGCTGGTGATATCGGATCCCGGCACCGACAAGGCTGCGGCATCACTGGATGTGGATGTCGGCTCCAATGCCGACCCTAAAGAGCGCATGGGACTGGCACACTTCCTGGAGCACATGCTGTTTCTGGGGACCGAAAAGTACCCCCAGGCCGGCGCCTATCAGGCTTTTATCCGCGCCAGCGGCGGCAGTCACAACGCCTACACCTCCTACGACAACACCAACTACTTTTTTGATGTCAGCGCCGAGAACCTGGCACCTGCGCTGGATCGCTTCTCGCAGTTTTTTATCGCTCCGCTGTTCAATGAGACCTATGTCGATCGCGAGCGCAATGCCGTCAATTCCGAATACCAGAGCGGCCTGCGTGACGATGGCCGCCGCATCTGGAGTACCTACAAGCGCCTGACCAACCCCGAGCACAGCTTCAGCCAGTTCAACGTCGGCAACCTCGAGACCCTCTCCAACGACACGCCTGGAGCACTGCGCCAGGATCTGCTCGACTTTTACGCACGCTACTACTCGGCCAACCTGATGACCCTGGTGGTTCTCGGCCGCGAGCCCGTCGATGAGCTGCGCCACATGGTCGAAAGCCGCTTTGCGGCGGTCAAGAACTTCGATGCCACAGCCTTTCGTGACACCAGGCCACTCTACAGGCCCGGCACCCTGCCCGCCCGACTCGATATCCGCACCCTGGATGATACCCGGGAGCTGAGCCTCAGTTTCCCGCTGCCGCCAGCCAGGGACTACTGGGCCCAGAAACCGCTGTACTACCTGTCGAGCCTGATCGGTTACGAAGGCAAGGGCAGCCTGCTATCGGCCCTTAAAGCGCGGGGCTGGGCCAATGGCCTGGGCGCCTCGGCGGGCCTGGATCTGCCCAACGCCTCCTCGCTGAGTGTCAATATTGACCTGACGGAACAGGGCTTTGAGCATTACGAAGAGGTCACCGCACTCTTTTTCAGCTATGTGCGCCTGCTGCGCCAAAGCGGCATCGACCCGCAGCTCTACGCCGAAGAGCGCCAGCTCAATGCCACCCGCTTTCGCTTTATCGAACCCAGCTCTCCCATCCACTATGTCCGCCAGCTGGCGCGAGGGCTGCAGGACTACCCGGCCGAACATGTGCTGGATGCCCACTATCGATTTGACGAATTTGACGCCGAGCTGATCCGCCGCTTTCTGGCGCCGGTGCGCCCGGACAACATGCAGCTCACGCGGCTGGCACAGGACCTGGACACCGACCAGGTCGACCCCTGGTACCAGACCGGCTATCGCATCACGCCACTCGGTGATGCACAGCTGTCCCAGTGGCGCCGCAACCCCGCCGGGGATGACGTGCTTGCCATCCGCTCGCTCAACCCCTACCTCGCGACGAACCTGGAGCTCAAGCCTCTGCAAGCCTCCGACGACGCTGTGGCCGGCAACCGCCCCCGGGCCCTGCTGTCCCAAAACGGGCTGGAGCTGTGGCACCAGCAGGATACGGAATTTCGTGTACCCAAGGCTGACTTCTACTTCTCGCTACTGTCGGCACCGGCCAACGCCGATGCCGGTGGCGCCGTACTGACAACGCTGTACACCCGCATGGTAAACGACCAGCTCAATGAAACCCTGTATGACGCCGCCCTGGCAGGGCTCTCCCTGAGCCTGTACCCCCACATGAAGGGCGTCAGCGTACGCGTTTCGGGCTACAACGAACGCCAGCCGCTGCTGCTAGATGCCCTGCTGGCGGCGATGGTGAATCCGGACCTGGACCCCGACCGCTTTGCCCTGGTGCGCCGGCAGTACGCCCAGGAACTGGCCAACGAGCGCAACGACACGCCGTACAACCAGACCACCGGCGAGTTGTACAGCCTGCTGCTGCCGCAGTGGTCAAGCGAACAGAAGCTGGCCGCGCTGGAGTCTGTTTCCCTCGCGCAACTGCAGCGCTTCGTACCCCGGCTGCTGGCCCAGACCCGCCTGCGGGTGCTGTCCCACGGCAACCGCGGGGCGGACGAAGCCCTGACCCTGGCACAGCGGGTTAACCAGGTACTGCGCGCTAGTGCGCAGGTTGCCGAGCCCGCCAACATCGACGTCGTGCAGCTGAGCCCGGACGACGCACTGGTGCAGACGCTGGAACTGGAGCATCAGGACTCCGCTGTCACCCTTTACCTGCAGGGTCAGGATACGGCACTTGGCACCCGTGCCGCCTACATGCTGCTGGGGGAAATGCTGTCATCCCCCTTCTATAACGAGCTGCGCACCGAACAGCAGCTGGGCTATATCGTCTTTGCCAGCGCAATGCCGCTGCTGAATGTGCCGGGGCTCGCGCTGGTGGTACAGTCTCCGGTGGCGGATCCGCTGATGCTGGAGCAAAAAATGCAAGCGTTCCTGCAGGAGATAACGCCACTGTTCAGCCAGCTGGATACCGCCGGCCTGGAGGAGGTCAAGGCCAGCACCCTGTCACGCCTGCTGCAAAAGGAAACCAGCCTGAGCCAGCGCAGCGGCCGCTACTGGCAGGAACTGGACCGGGGGGAGCTGGGGTTCAACAGCCGCGAGCAGCTCGCAGCCGCCATCGAAGCACTCAGCATCGCGGACCTGCAGCGCCAGTTCGCCGATCTCGGCACGCGTCGACTGCTGGTACGCAGTTTTGGCAAAAGCATTCGGGATGATTTCGAGGTCCAGGAAACGACCCGTCGCGCCGATACCGCGATCGGCGCACTCAAAGCAGCGGATGCTTTCGTACCGGGCGCCTGA
- a CDS encoding Fe(3+) ABC transporter substrate-binding protein produces MPSSRTLLAAATLAMASTASVAQAANEVNIYSYRQAFLIQPLLEEFSKDTGIQVNLVTGGNGLLERLEHEGRNSPADILLTAEIGPLYDATEKGLVSAVQSDELNASIPQHYRDPEGRWFGLTARSRIVYASKDRVVEGELTRYEDLADPKWKGRICTRSGKHTYNLSLIASVVAHHDEAYAEQWLEGVKANLARKPQGNDRSQVKAVMEGVCDLALGNSYYFGKMLTNDKQPEQKEWAQSVNLVFPNQADRGAHMNISGAAVTQHAPNRDNAIKLIEFLASEKAQTIYAEANSEFPVRPGTPNSALIDEYMGNFKGDEINLNELGPLRTVASRLVDKVGFDN; encoded by the coding sequence ATGCCAAGCTCCCGCACACTCCTTGCCGCCGCAACGCTGGCCATGGCCAGCACCGCCTCTGTTGCCCAGGCCGCCAACGAAGTCAATATCTACTCCTACCGCCAGGCGTTCCTGATTCAGCCCCTGCTGGAAGAGTTCAGCAAGGACACCGGCATCCAGGTCAACCTGGTCACCGGCGGCAATGGCCTGCTGGAGCGCCTGGAGCATGAAGGCCGCAACTCTCCCGCCGACATCCTGCTGACCGCCGAGATTGGTCCGCTGTACGATGCCACCGAAAAAGGCCTGGTCAGCGCCGTGCAGAGCGATGAACTGAACGCCAGCATTCCACAGCACTACCGTGACCCCGAAGGACGCTGGTTCGGCCTTACCGCCCGCTCACGCATCGTTTATGCCTCCAAGGATCGCGTGGTGGAGGGCGAACTCACCCGCTATGAAGACCTGGCTGACCCGAAATGGAAAGGCCGCATCTGCACCCGCAGCGGCAAGCACACCTACAACCTGTCCCTGATCGCCTCGGTAGTCGCACATCACGACGAAGCCTATGCCGAACAGTGGCTCGAAGGTGTCAAGGCCAACCTGGCACGCAAGCCCCAGGGCAACGACCGCTCCCAGGTCAAGGCCGTGATGGAAGGCGTCTGTGACCTGGCCCTGGGCAACAGCTACTACTTCGGCAAGATGCTGACCAACGATAAGCAGCCGGAACAGAAAGAATGGGCGCAGTCCGTCAACCTCGTGTTCCCGAACCAGGCTGACCGCGGTGCACACATGAACATCTCCGGCGCCGCGGTCACCCAGCATGCACCGAACCGCGACAATGCCATCAAGCTGATCGAGTTCCTGGCCTCCGAAAAGGCCCAGACGATTTACGCCGAAGCCAACTCCGAGTTCCCGGTGCGCCCCGGCACACCCAACTCCGCCCTGATCGACGAATACATGGGCAACTTCAAGGGCGACGAAATCAACCTGAATGAACTGGGCCCGCTGCGCACCGTCGCATCACGCCTGGTGGACAAGGTCGGATTCGACAACTGA